A DNA window from Bacillus oleivorans contains the following coding sequences:
- a CDS encoding ABC transporter permease — MISLLQNEWLKAHKKNKVWLFLAVMGFLLIMGAVLVIIFSNRFNIQVSGITYTINSASVFTTIISFYSIVIAASSITSEYSDGTIKQLFIRAHSRTSILLSKYIIVNILIFAIYYFLIVFNYLLGLLFFGMESFVEDFITNLINGLYNYPNIMFYITLAFMIGAVTKSMGLATGFTFLAKFSSGPVTLLVSMYDWGKYVIFPHLSLSAYSDNRYIRGLTEPFMSDISLGFSFIMILLYLLVFIVISIGVTEKRDIL, encoded by the coding sequence ATGATTTCCTTGCTTCAAAATGAATGGCTAAAGGCCCATAAAAAAAATAAAGTCTGGCTGTTTCTTGCTGTAATGGGATTTTTGCTGATAATGGGAGCCGTCCTTGTGATTATCTTTAGCAATCGATTTAATATTCAGGTCAGCGGAATTACTTATACGATTAATTCAGCCTCTGTCTTTACGACAATCATATCTTTTTACTCGATTGTAATTGCGGCAAGTTCAATAACGAGCGAATATAGTGATGGGACAATTAAACAGCTGTTTATTCGTGCCCATTCACGGACATCGATCTTGCTGTCGAAATATATCATCGTAAATATTTTAATTTTCGCAATATACTACTTTTTAATAGTTTTTAATTATCTCTTAGGTCTATTATTTTTTGGTATGGAGTCTTTCGTTGAAGATTTTATAACAAACCTTATTAATGGATTGTACAATTATCCAAATATTATGTTCTATATAACCCTAGCTTTTATGATTGGGGCTGTTACAAAGAGTATGGGACTTGCCACTGGTTTTACTTTTTTAGCGAAATTTAGCAGCGGGCCAGTTACATTACTTGTATCAATGTATGATTGGGGAAAATATGTAATATTTCCCCATCTCTCACTGTCAGCCTACAGCGATAATAGGTATATCCGGGGATTAACAGAACCCTTCATGAGTGATATTTCTCTTGGATTTTCATTTATTATGATTTTGTTGTATTTACTGGTATTTATTGTAATATCCATAGGGGTTACTGAAAAGAGGGATATTTTATAA
- a CDS encoding OsmC family protein: MAEHHFHLKTDWPGLRNDVGDLEAKNLKTKISIPKEMDGPEVGTNPDEMLLGAAATCFIITLAAMMERASLDKKDLYMESEGIVDVTNGVFTYKKIIHRPTIVLKEDATENDRKLAFKLAEKAESSCMITRAVKGNVAIELVAKIIV; encoded by the coding sequence ATGGCTGAACACCATTTTCATTTAAAAACAGATTGGCCTGGTTTACGCAATGATGTTGGAGACCTGGAAGCCAAAAATTTAAAAACAAAAATTTCAATCCCTAAAGAGATGGATGGACCTGAAGTAGGAACCAATCCAGATGAAATGTTATTGGGTGCAGCTGCCACTTGCTTCATTATTACTTTAGCAGCAATGATGGAACGGGCATCCTTAGATAAAAAGGATCTCTACATGGAATCAGAAGGAATTGTGGACGTAACAAATGGCGTATTTACCTATAAAAAAATCATTCACCGCCCAACCATCGTCCTGAAAGAAGACGCTACTGAAAACGACCGTAAGCTTGCCTTTAAGCTTGCTGAAAAAGCTGAATCTTCCTGTATGATTACGCGTGCTGTAAAAGGGAATGTAGCAATCGAGCTAGTAGCAAAAATTATAGTCTAA
- a CDS encoding ABC transporter ATP-binding protein, protein MTFKENFPLVVENLTKIINGQVIIDHLSFKLERGKVYGFLGPNGAGKTTTIRLIAGLIAPTKGDIYVEGHHVQKDKLKALSYLGAIVENPELYNYLTGRENLLHFARMSRAPVSINRIEELIKFVGLEDAIDQKVKTYSLGMKQRLGIAQSLLHKPSLLILDEPSNGLDPAGIRHLRDYLKEISTKENISILVSSHLLQEVELMCDKVIIIQKGKYVDEIDVKGSSDTRVHTKVRFTIKPDQMSEAIKVIERFGQAKTEGDKTIVASVQYEQIPDILTGLVNAGLTIYECAPMKTSLEDQFLSLTEQREGVL, encoded by the coding sequence GTGACTTTTAAGGAAAATTTTCCGTTAGTGGTAGAGAATTTAACAAAGATAATAAATGGCCAAGTGATCATTGACCACTTATCATTTAAGCTGGAGCGGGGAAAGGTATACGGTTTTTTAGGGCCAAATGGCGCCGGGAAAACAACTACGATTCGGCTGATAGCCGGGTTAATCGCTCCGACAAAAGGTGATATCTATGTCGAAGGGCATCATGTGCAAAAAGATAAATTAAAAGCTCTATCTTATCTGGGTGCTATTGTAGAAAACCCGGAACTTTACAATTACCTGACCGGCAGGGAAAACCTGCTTCATTTTGCCCGAATGAGCAGAGCTCCTGTATCTATAAATCGTATTGAAGAGCTTATTAAATTTGTAGGCTTAGAGGATGCGATCGACCAAAAGGTTAAAACCTATTCTCTCGGCATGAAGCAAAGGTTAGGAATTGCACAAAGCTTATTGCATAAACCATCACTGCTTATTTTGGATGAACCATCCAATGGGTTAGATCCAGCCGGAATCCGACACTTGCGCGATTATTTAAAAGAGATTTCAACAAAAGAAAATATATCGATACTTGTGTCAAGTCATCTGCTTCAAGAAGTAGAATTAATGTGTGACAAAGTCATCATCATCCAAAAAGGAAAATATGTCGATGAAATAGACGTCAAAGGAAGCAGTGATACTAGGGTTCACACAAAGGTCAGATTTACAATAAAACCTGATCAGATGTCTGAAGCAATAAAAGTAATAGAACGATTTGGGCAGGCTAAAACGGAAGGAGACAAAACAATTGTTGCTTCTGTCCAATATGAGCAGATTCCTGATATCCTGACCGGCCTTGTTAATGCGGGTCTGACCATTTATGAATGTGCGCCAATGAAAACATCGTTAGAGGACCAGTTCCTGTCACTTACAGAGCAGAGGGAGGGAGTTTTATGA
- the helD gene encoding RNA polymerase recycling motor HelD encodes MTEIKKDWKKEQDRIDTIVEVIDAKVSFLEQNTGHIKEDILEIRKNFWNDVTINFDEPDDITETFASIKQQAEMLSERERSQGQVQKQLKTLLRLKDSPYFGRIDFHEKGESDSQSIYIGVASLLDRNSENFLIYDWRAPISSLYYDYGLGPAAYDTPGDGQIQGEIELKRQYIIRSTVLKGMFDTGVTIGDELLQEVLGNNASTQMKSIVATIQREQNEIIRSEGTKYLIVQGVAGSGKTSAALQRVAYLLYRYRHILQAEQIMLFSPNPMFNSYVSTVLPELGEENMQQCTLQQYIDHRLGTKYRVEDPFEQMEYILSNRDDEGFYARKEAISFKASLSFKNYINDFVTSLSDSGMIFRNISFRKKILISARQIEEKFYSLDKGYSIPNRLLIVTDWLKKELKQLAKRERNKEWVEQEIQLLEKVDYLEAFKQLQKKRRNTEETFDDFDQEHLFLAKEVVNKRFKPLLAKVKRLEFIDHLALYRCLFNMKFIPDNQLLPAHWEQICEYTLNRLKKFEIPYEDSIPFLYLQDLIEGRKSNTLIRHIVIDEAQDYSPFQFAYIKQLFPYSYMTILGDMNQAIYSHTMNAPTILSDEFYDMAETKLVVLNRSYRSTREIVEFTRELIQGGEQIEPFNRSGKKPTLTQVYSETGLNIQVIERIRAIQSRGHQTIAIICKTAQESAKVYQTIHGQVDARLIKKGTLYYEKGILIIPAYLAKGIEFDGVILYNISQEVYGTEDERKLLYTAATRAMHELHLFSLGEISSLLDGVSENTYELNV; translated from the coding sequence GTGACTGAAATAAAAAAGGATTGGAAGAAAGAACAAGATCGGATTGATACAATTGTAGAGGTCATTGATGCTAAAGTCTCTTTTCTTGAGCAAAATACTGGTCACATAAAAGAAGATATTTTAGAAATCCGAAAAAACTTTTGGAATGATGTGACAATTAACTTTGATGAGCCAGACGACATTACTGAAACGTTTGCAAGCATTAAACAACAAGCGGAAATGCTTTCGGAGCGTGAAAGGAGTCAGGGGCAAGTTCAAAAACAGCTAAAAACATTATTGCGATTAAAGGATTCTCCTTATTTTGGCCGGATTGACTTTCATGAAAAGGGGGAAAGTGACTCTCAGTCCATTTATATTGGGGTTGCTTCCTTATTAGATCGAAACAGCGAAAACTTCCTAATCTATGATTGGCGCGCGCCAATTTCAAGCCTTTATTATGACTATGGATTAGGGCCGGCAGCCTACGATACTCCTGGAGATGGTCAAATACAAGGAGAGATAGAATTAAAACGCCAATATATCATAAGATCAACTGTATTAAAAGGGATGTTTGATACAGGTGTAACCATTGGAGATGAACTGCTTCAAGAGGTTTTGGGAAACAATGCTTCCACTCAAATGAAAAGTATCGTGGCAACCATTCAAAGAGAGCAAAATGAGATTATTCGCAGTGAGGGAACTAAATACTTAATTGTCCAAGGAGTTGCCGGAAGCGGAAAAACCTCTGCTGCCCTGCAGCGGGTTGCTTATTTGCTGTATCGGTATAGACATATTTTACAGGCAGAACAAATTATGCTTTTTTCACCCAACCCTATGTTTAATAGCTATGTATCGACCGTTTTGCCGGAGCTTGGCGAAGAAAATATGCAGCAATGCACACTGCAGCAATACATTGACCATCGCCTTGGAACTAAATACAGAGTAGAAGACCCTTTTGAACAGATGGAGTACATTCTATCTAATAGGGATGATGAGGGTTTTTATGCTAGAAAAGAAGCGATATCGTTTAAAGCAAGTCTCTCTTTTAAGAATTACATAAATGATTTTGTAACATCGCTTTCTGATTCAGGAATGATTTTCAGGAATATTTCATTTAGAAAGAAAATATTAATTTCAGCCCGCCAAATTGAAGAAAAATTTTATTCTTTAGATAAAGGGTATTCGATCCCAAATCGCTTATTGATAGTGACAGATTGGTTAAAAAAAGAACTAAAGCAACTAGCAAAACGAGAGCGAAACAAAGAATGGGTTGAACAAGAGATCCAATTATTAGAGAAAGTAGATTACCTGGAGGCTTTCAAACAGCTCCAGAAAAAGAGAAGAAACACCGAAGAAACTTTTGATGATTTTGACCAAGAACATCTCTTTTTGGCCAAGGAAGTGGTTAACAAACGATTCAAGCCGCTGCTTGCAAAAGTTAAAAGGTTAGAGTTTATTGACCATCTAGCTCTATACAGATGTTTATTCAATATGAAATTCATCCCGGATAATCAATTACTGCCTGCCCATTGGGAGCAGATATGTGAGTATACTTTGAATCGGCTTAAAAAATTCGAAATTCCTTATGAAGATTCGATTCCTTTTCTTTATTTACAGGACTTAATTGAAGGCAGAAAATCGAATACTTTGATCCGTCATATTGTAATTGACGAGGCTCAAGACTACTCGCCTTTTCAATTTGCTTATATAAAGCAGCTATTCCCTTATAGCTATATGACGATATTAGGTGATATGAATCAGGCAATCTATTCTCATACCATGAATGCCCCGACTATTTTGTCAGATGAGTTTTATGATATGGCTGAAACAAAACTGGTTGTCTTAAATAGAAGCTATCGGTCAACTAGAGAAATTGTCGAGTTTACCCGTGAATTAATCCAAGGCGGGGAACAGATTGAGCCCTTTAATCGGAGCGGAAAGAAACCAACCCTTACTCAAGTTTACTCAGAGACAGGATTAAACATCCAAGTAATAGAAAGGATTAGAGCTATACAATCTCGGGGGCATCAAACTATCGCGATCATCTGTAAAACAGCTCAGGAAAGTGCGAAAGTTTATCAAACGATCCATGGCCAAGTCGATGCGAGACTCATAAAAAAAGGAACTCTTTACTATGAAAAAGGAATTCTTATTATCCCTGCCTATTTAGCTAAGGGAATTGAGTTCGATGGGGTGATTCTCTATAACATTTCTCAAGAAGTATACGGGACCGAAGATGAGAGAAAATTATTGTACACGGCAGCAACGAGAGCAATGCATGAGTTACATTTATTTTCACTTGGTGAAATAAGCTCTCTGTTAGATGGTGTATCAGAAAACACCTACGAATTAAATGTATAA
- a CDS encoding spore coat protein, whose amino-acid sequence MSFIQPYELPVEYYSAPMTNDQRIIGFGFGRRPFFGRRPFFGFGPFLGGLAGGLLAGALLSPGFGYGFPYPYPYPYPYAYPFSYYPVYPFI is encoded by the coding sequence ATGAGCTTTATTCAACCATATGAATTGCCTGTAGAGTATTATTCTGCTCCTATGACAAATGATCAAAGAATTATTGGCTTTGGATTTGGAAGAAGACCCTTCTTTGGGAGAAGACCCTTTTTCGGCTTTGGGCCATTTTTAGGCGGTTTAGCTGGCGGTTTGCTTGCTGGTGCGCTGCTTAGCCCTGGATTTGGGTATGGTTTTCCTTATCCTTATCCATACCCGTATCCATATGCTTACCCTTTTTCGTACTATCCTGTTTACCCGTTTATTTAA
- a CDS encoding metallophosphoesterase family protein: protein MKIIIMSDTHLPKRAKHLPMIVIEAIQNADLIIHAGDWTTIELYEELKELAPIQGVYGNVDSDELIKVLEDHILLDINGHKIGVTHGHLGKAKSTPVRAYDTFANEKTDLIIFGHSHIPYIKKHNDVILFNPGSPTDKRFQPQYSFGILEIKHQLTIKHHFFDHKTS from the coding sequence ATGAAGATTATCATTATGTCTGACACCCATTTGCCCAAACGGGCTAAACATTTACCTATGATTGTAATAGAAGCAATTCAGAATGCAGATCTGATTATCCATGCTGGGGATTGGACTACTATCGAATTGTATGAAGAATTGAAAGAACTGGCTCCTATTCAAGGGGTATATGGAAATGTAGATTCAGACGAATTAATAAAGGTTTTAGAAGACCATATCCTATTAGACATAAACGGACATAAAATTGGCGTCACCCATGGACATTTGGGTAAGGCTAAATCTACTCCCGTACGGGCATATGATACCTTTGCTAACGAAAAGACAGACCTCATTATATTTGGACATTCCCATATCCCATACATAAAAAAGCATAATGATGTTATCTTATTTAACCCTGGGTCTCCGACTGATAAAAGATTTCAGCCCCAATATTCGTTTGGTATTCTCGAAATCAAACACCAGCTGACTATTAAGCACCATTTTTTTGATCATAAAACTTCTTAG
- the msrA gene encoding peptide-methionine (S)-S-oxide reductase MsrA, which produces MSGRQELATFAGGCFWCMVHPFDQLPGIIKVESGYTGGHLENPSYQDVKSGRSGHYEAVQITFDPDVFSYQQLLDLYWPQIDPTDDGGQFHDRGDSYRTAIFYHTKEQKTLAERSKQAVAESGRFKKPIVTKILPASIFYPAEDYHQDFYKKNPIEYKEDRKKSGRDEFIKEYWD; this is translated from the coding sequence ATGAGTGGACGTCAAGAATTAGCAACGTTTGCAGGGGGATGCTTTTGGTGCATGGTGCATCCTTTCGATCAGCTGCCTGGAATCATCAAAGTTGAATCAGGGTATACAGGCGGTCACCTCGAAAATCCGAGCTACCAGGATGTTAAATCAGGCCGGTCAGGACATTATGAAGCTGTACAAATAACTTTTGATCCTGATGTTTTTTCTTATCAGCAATTATTAGATTTATACTGGCCGCAAATTGACCCAACTGATGACGGCGGGCAATTCCATGATAGAGGTGACTCTTATCGAACTGCTATTTTTTATCATACAAAAGAACAAAAGACTTTAGCGGAGAGGTCTAAACAAGCCGTAGCAGAAAGCGGGAGATTTAAGAAACCGATTGTCACGAAAATTCTTCCGGCTTCGATCTTTTATCCGGCAGAGGATTATCATCAAGACTTTTATAAGAAAAATCCAATTGAATATAAAGAAGATCGAAAAAAATCAGGCCGGGATGAATTTATTAAAGAATACTGGGATTAA
- a CDS encoding NAD(P)/FAD-dependent oxidoreductase — translation MRYDCIIVGGGIAGLQAAIQLGRYNHKILIIDANSGRSNLCRAYHNILGWPEGISGEELRDIGKKQAQSLGVEFVLDRVEQISKESGTFYLWTKEQKTFKTDHLLLATGVMDRLPPFPKIYPCLGISVYICPDCDGYEVMNKRTIVLGTGNVGANMALTLYYWTNDIVYINLEFKEIDQKIMEQLQEKNITVIEEEVKEVLANGSEFKGIRLMNGILIGGERGFIALGGNHVKSELAVQLGVEIMDNKHIQVNPRTKMTNVENVWAAGDVAGHSEQVTIAMGDGSQAAIWIHKSIMKGKPYKG, via the coding sequence GTGCGGTATGATTGTATTATTGTAGGAGGGGGAATTGCCGGTCTTCAGGCAGCTATCCAATTAGGGAGGTATAATCACAAAATTTTAATTATAGACGCAAACAGCGGCAGATCGAACCTTTGCAGAGCTTATCATAATATTTTAGGCTGGCCGGAAGGAATTAGCGGAGAGGAGCTGCGTGATATTGGCAAGAAACAAGCTCAATCTCTAGGGGTTGAATTTGTTCTTGATCGTGTTGAACAAATTTCAAAAGAAAGCGGCACCTTTTATCTATGGACCAAAGAGCAAAAAACCTTTAAAACCGATCATTTATTGCTAGCGACTGGAGTTATGGATCGTCTTCCTCCGTTTCCGAAAATCTACCCATGTTTAGGAATATCTGTTTATATATGTCCCGATTGCGACGGATATGAGGTGATGAATAAACGGACGATTGTGCTTGGAACTGGAAATGTTGGAGCCAATATGGCCTTGACTCTCTATTATTGGACAAACGATATAGTCTACATCAATCTTGAATTTAAGGAGATTGATCAGAAAATAATGGAGCAGCTTCAAGAAAAAAACATCACTGTTATAGAGGAAGAGGTAAAAGAGGTACTTGCAAACGGTTCTGAATTTAAGGGAATACGCTTGATGAATGGCATCTTAATAGGAGGAGAACGAGGTTTTATTGCTTTAGGAGGGAATCATGTCAAATCAGAGCTTGCTGTTCAGCTAGGTGTAGAGATTATGGATAATAAGCACATTCAAGTGAATCCTAGGACCAAAATGACGAATGTTGAAAATGTATGGGCTGCGGGTGATGTTGCTGGGCATTCGGAACAGGTAACGATCGCGATGGGAGATGGCTCTCAAGCTGCAATTTGGATACATAAGAGCATTATGAAGGGCAAGCCGTATAAAGGTTAA
- a CDS encoding tetratricopeptide repeat protein — protein sequence MEPLQQAILLRVNGHYQEARQLLLSLYEQDKDDPHISYQCAWVHDLLGMEKEAIPFYEHAINQGLSGQERRGALLGLGSTYRTIGEYHQSKKIFKQGMQEFPNANEFPVFLAMTLHNLGDNEKALKILLNKIVELTDDEGIQRYKKAIQFYADKLNEVWD from the coding sequence ATGGAGCCACTGCAACAAGCCATTTTACTAAGAGTGAATGGTCACTATCAGGAAGCCAGGCAATTATTACTTTCATTATATGAACAGGACAAAGACGATCCGCACATATCCTATCAATGTGCTTGGGTACATGATCTATTAGGTATGGAAAAAGAAGCAATTCCTTTTTATGAACACGCAATAAATCAAGGGCTATCCGGACAGGAAAGAAGGGGTGCTCTCTTAGGGTTAGGAAGCACATACCGGACCATTGGGGAATATCATCAGTCTAAAAAGATTTTTAAACAAGGCATGCAAGAGTTTCCGAATGCTAACGAGTTTCCTGTGTTTTTGGCAATGACTTTACATAATCTTGGAGATAACGAGAAAGCTTTAAAGATTTTGCTGAACAAAATAGTAGAGTTAACCGATGATGAAGGGATTCAAAGGTATAAAAAAGCAATCCAATTTTATGCAGATAAGTTAAACGAAGTGTGGGACTAA
- a CDS encoding DUF421 domain-containing protein: MDFLFSQDNLTSFDWILRAVFAFAFMLIVAKLMGQRSTSQWGLLDFVVVMLLGNILAHPLSDSHLGLKGSFITVSIVALLYILMLFLTLKSPKIRHYFDPAPMPLIKNGELLYPNLKKARVTIDHLLSELRKEKVDDAKKVALALWEPGGKISIFLYPQYEPATKQDINMLPKPFYFPRPIIKEGKIDHHELQILGKDTNWLQKELQSKFNTLPHQVLLATLDEKNTIKIFLYKE; this comes from the coding sequence TTGGATTTTCTATTTAGTCAAGACAACTTAACGAGTTTTGATTGGATACTCCGTGCTGTATTTGCATTTGCATTTATGCTAATTGTCGCTAAATTAATGGGGCAGCGCTCAACTTCCCAATGGGGACTCCTTGATTTTGTTGTGGTCATGCTGTTAGGAAATATTTTGGCACACCCGCTGTCAGACAGTCATTTAGGATTGAAGGGAAGTTTTATTACAGTCTCTATTGTAGCGCTCCTTTATATACTTATGTTATTCCTCACTTTAAAGTCTCCTAAAATACGGCATTATTTCGATCCAGCACCAATGCCTTTAATAAAAAACGGGGAACTTCTCTACCCTAACCTAAAAAAAGCAAGAGTTACAATTGATCACTTACTTTCCGAATTACGAAAAGAAAAAGTAGATGATGCAAAAAAAGTAGCTTTAGCCCTATGGGAGCCAGGAGGTAAGATTTCTATTTTTCTTTATCCGCAGTACGAGCCCGCAACAAAACAAGATATAAATATGCTCCCCAAGCCCTTTTATTTTCCGCGTCCTATAATAAAAGAAGGCAAAATTGATCATCATGAACTTCAGATACTTGGAAAAGATACTAATTGGTTACAAAAAGAACTGCAATCCAAATTTAACACCCTCCCCCATCAAGTGTTATTGGCAACCTTAGATGAAAAGAATACGATTAAAATTTTCCTTTATAAAGAATAG
- a CDS encoding ATP-binding protein produces the protein MVEKLLLHVLIILAPYLFFSIFFDNKKSKKMILLLGIINGVAAILVMCFPISNGEIIFDLRYVPLIIATLYGGPVSGGIVLLMILLKRAIVGGDALLYGYIGTILGFLLPLYINRYFMKFAPKIRIGIAILLGVWPSIFNLMIIILYHSNLGISYSEYSNFMQDFLFLGSIQIVAIGFSAVLTEALIERSMMQEKIQRAEKLNTLGELAASIAHEVRNPLTVVKGFLQLLEQEETGKKREYLILVLNELGRAEVILNDYLNFAKPKLENISEVELHDVLIKVTQLLEPLANKDGVTLQFASEEKFILKTDRYQLKQALINIIKNAIEATPAGGFVTVTATGNDNQVRLVIKDTGKGMSKEQLEHLGTVFYTTKDKGTGLGTMVSIRIIEAMKGKIEYSSKVGMGTQVTITLPVIKKIE, from the coding sequence TTGGTTGAAAAATTATTGTTGCATGTTTTGATTATTTTAGCACCTTACCTCTTTTTTAGTATTTTTTTTGATAATAAAAAATCAAAAAAAATGATTCTATTGCTTGGCATCATAAATGGGGTAGCGGCTATTTTGGTTATGTGTTTCCCCATATCTAATGGGGAAATAATATTTGACCTTCGCTATGTCCCATTAATTATTGCAACTTTGTATGGCGGACCTGTCTCTGGAGGAATTGTTCTGCTCATGATCCTTCTAAAACGGGCCATTGTTGGCGGGGATGCTTTGTTATATGGGTATATCGGAACGATCTTAGGATTTTTGCTTCCGCTTTATATAAATCGTTATTTCATGAAGTTTGCCCCTAAAATAAGAATAGGCATTGCGATTCTTCTTGGAGTCTGGCCGTCAATTTTTAATCTGATGATTATTATACTCTACCATTCAAACTTAGGGATTTCCTATTCTGAATATTCTAATTTCATGCAAGACTTTCTTTTTTTAGGCTCGATTCAAATTGTTGCCATTGGTTTTTCCGCAGTTCTCACAGAAGCTCTTATTGAAAGGAGTATGATGCAGGAAAAAATACAAAGAGCTGAAAAGTTGAATACATTGGGTGAACTGGCCGCATCGATCGCACATGAGGTCAGAAATCCTTTAACTGTAGTAAAAGGATTCCTACAGCTATTAGAACAAGAAGAGACCGGAAAAAAACGGGAATATCTGATCTTAGTTTTAAATGAATTAGGAAGAGCAGAAGTAATACTAAATGATTATTTAAATTTTGCCAAACCTAAGCTTGAAAATATTTCAGAGGTTGAGTTACACGATGTGCTTATAAAGGTTACACAATTGCTTGAACCGCTTGCTAACAAAGATGGGGTAACACTTCAATTTGCAAGTGAAGAAAAGTTCATTTTAAAAACTGACCGTTATCAGTTAAAACAAGCGCTTATTAATATCATTAAAAATGCGATAGAAGCAACCCCGGCCGGCGGATTTGTTACTGTTACCGCCACCGGAAATGATAATCAAGTTAGACTCGTAATTAAGGATACTGGAAAGGGAATGAGCAAAGAACAGCTAGAACATCTTGGAACCGTGTTTTACACGACTAAAGATAAAGGAACCGGGCTTGGAACCATGGTCTCAATTCGAATAATTGAAGCCATGAAAGGAAAAATAGAGTATTCCAGTAAGGTGGGGATGGGTACACAGGTAACAATAACCCTTCCTGTTATTAAAAAAATCGAATAA
- a CDS encoding ammonium transporter produces MDASAITLALDSLWVMLAAILVIAMQGGFALLEAGSTRMKNSGHVAGKQIISFAIASLGFWAIGFAITFGNGNSFIGTSGWFLSGGEDAFSSLSWAVVPLELKFLFQLAFVGVSLAIAWGGFAERGKLIVYFIFGIIFTMFIYPVIGHWVWGGGWLGSMGMQDFAGSTVVHLQGAVAALVATILLGPRIGKFNKDGSPNIIPGHNQVYTVLGGIILWICWFGFNAGSTMAVGDGFFTYVALTTNLAAAAGAIAALVTAKLLVGKADIPATVNGVLAALVAITASCAFVEPWAAVVIGAAAGAVTFWTSIYFEKKGLDDPVYAFSVHGIAGVIGTISTGLFASPRLVEITGIGQPGLFYGGGFAQLFVQVIGVLGAAAYVAAVSFAVLFILKKTIGLRVSAEEEMSGLDISEHGSYGYPEHIGIINKKNQAS; encoded by the coding sequence ATGGATGCATCTGCAATTACTTTAGCTTTAGACTCTTTGTGGGTCATGTTGGCAGCAATATTGGTCATCGCCATGCAAGGAGGATTTGCTCTTTTAGAGGCTGGCTCAACCCGTATGAAGAACTCTGGTCACGTGGCTGGGAAGCAAATAATTAGCTTCGCGATTGCATCTCTTGGATTTTGGGCGATTGGATTCGCGATTACTTTTGGGAATGGGAATTCATTCATTGGCACTTCAGGATGGTTTTTAAGCGGGGGAGAGGACGCATTCTCATCTCTATCTTGGGCAGTTGTGCCTCTTGAACTCAAATTTTTATTCCAGCTGGCTTTTGTAGGTGTTTCATTAGCCATTGCTTGGGGTGGATTTGCTGAAAGAGGAAAATTGATTGTGTACTTTATTTTTGGAATTATATTTACAATGTTTATCTATCCTGTTATCGGACACTGGGTCTGGGGCGGCGGCTGGCTCGGCTCAATGGGAATGCAAGATTTTGCCGGATCAACAGTTGTACACTTACAGGGTGCTGTAGCTGCATTAGTAGCAACGATACTCTTAGGACCGCGGATAGGGAAATTTAATAAGGATGGCTCACCAAATATCATCCCAGGACATAACCAGGTGTATACTGTATTGGGCGGAATCATCCTATGGATTTGCTGGTTTGGCTTTAACGCAGGCAGCACGATGGCAGTCGGTGATGGTTTCTTTACTTATGTAGCATTAACGACAAACCTGGCCGCTGCTGCTGGTGCAATTGCCGCATTAGTTACTGCAAAACTATTAGTTGGAAAAGCTGATATTCCTGCTACTGTTAATGGGGTTTTAGCTGCATTAGTTGCGATTACCGCTTCCTGTGCATTTGTTGAACCTTGGGCTGCTGTTGTAATCGGGGCTGCAGCCGGTGCAGTGACATTCTGGACGTCTATCTACTTTGAAAAGAAAGGGCTTGACGATCCCGTTTACGCCTTTTCTGTCCACGGAATTGCGGGTGTAATTGGTACAATCTCAACAGGGTTGTTCGCTTCTCCGAGACTAGTTGAGATTACTGGTATTGGTCAGCCTGGACTATTTTACGGAGGCGGTTTTGCGCAATTATTTGTGCAAGTCATCGGCGTATTAGGAGCTGCTGCTTATGTAGCCGCTGTGTCTTTCGCTGTTCTATTTATCTTGAAAAAGACAATCGGTCTTCGTGTATCAGCAGAAGAAGAAATGAGCGGATTAGATATCAGCGAACATGGGTCTTACGGATATCCTGAGCACATTGGAATCATAAATAAAAAGAATCAGGCTAGTTAA